A genomic segment from Pseudomonas sessilinigenes encodes:
- a CDS encoding methyl-accepting chemotaxis protein, with product MTSNMKFSHKILLAAALVVAVAFACFILFNDYRQREALRGSTQATMQELGSLTTRNIQTWLESRIQLLQSLAQQVAVDGSGADSLKRSVGLPAYTSNFQLTYFGGQDGAMFSVPAGNRTADYDPRSRGWYKAANTAQQTIVTEPYIAASSGKLVITVATPVQHQGRMIGVAGADIDLSSISAIINSLNFGGHGHAFIVSAEGKILIHPDNKLVLKSLAEAYPDGAPNISPGLKEAQLGGKAQFISFTHIDGVPSANWYVALVLDQDTAFAMLSEFRTSALIAMAIAVVIIIGLLGMLIRILMQPLHLMGRAMHDIAEGEGDLTRRLVIHGHDEFGTLGLSFNRFVERIHGSIREVSSATGQVNEVALRVVAASNSSMLNSDQQASRTSSVAAAINQLGAAAQEIAQNAALASQHSSEARNLAQDGQQVVDRTIDAMHQLSTKISNSCEHIETLNSNTVNIGQILEVITGISQQTNLLALNAAIEAARAGEAGRGFAVVADEVRNLAHRTQDSAQQVQKMIEELQVGARQAVGTMTESQRESESSVGIANQAGERLGSVTQRIGEIDGMNQSVATATEEQTAVVESINVDITQINTLNQEGVENLQATLRACADLEQQAQRLQHLVGSFRI from the coding sequence ATGACCAGCAATATGAAGTTCAGCCACAAGATCCTGCTAGCCGCTGCCCTTGTGGTAGCCGTCGCGTTCGCCTGTTTCATTCTGTTCAATGACTACCGTCAGCGCGAGGCCTTGCGCGGCAGTACCCAAGCAACGATGCAAGAACTGGGCAGCCTGACCACCCGCAACATCCAGACCTGGCTGGAAAGCCGTATCCAGCTCCTGCAATCGCTGGCACAGCAGGTCGCCGTGGACGGCAGCGGCGCCGACAGCCTCAAGCGCAGTGTCGGCCTGCCCGCCTACACCAGCAATTTCCAGCTCACCTACTTCGGTGGCCAGGACGGCGCAATGTTCTCCGTACCAGCCGGCAACCGCACGGCCGACTACGACCCCCGGAGCCGTGGCTGGTACAAGGCGGCCAATACCGCCCAGCAGACCATCGTCACCGAGCCCTACATCGCCGCCTCGTCCGGCAAGCTGGTAATCACCGTTGCCACCCCAGTGCAGCACCAGGGCCGGATGATCGGCGTCGCGGGGGCCGACATCGACCTGTCGAGCATCAGCGCCATCATCAACTCGCTGAACTTCGGCGGCCACGGCCATGCCTTCATCGTCAGTGCCGAGGGCAAGATCCTGATCCACCCGGACAACAAGCTGGTGCTCAAGAGCCTGGCCGAAGCCTATCCGGACGGCGCGCCCAACATCAGCCCCGGCCTCAAGGAAGCGCAACTGGGCGGCAAGGCCCAGTTCATTTCCTTCACCCACATCGATGGCGTGCCCTCGGCCAACTGGTACGTAGCCCTGGTCCTGGACCAGGACACCGCGTTCGCCATGCTCAGCGAGTTCCGGACTTCGGCGCTCATCGCCATGGCCATTGCCGTGGTGATCATCATCGGCCTGCTGGGCATGCTGATCCGCATCCTGATGCAGCCCCTGCACCTGATGGGGCGCGCGATGCATGACATTGCCGAAGGCGAAGGCGACCTGACCCGACGCCTGGTGATCCACGGCCATGACGAATTCGGCACCCTGGGTCTGTCGTTCAACCGCTTCGTCGAGCGTATCCACGGTTCGATCCGCGAAGTGTCCTCGGCCACCGGCCAGGTCAACGAAGTCGCCTTGCGGGTAGTCGCCGCCTCCAATTCGTCGATGCTCAATTCCGACCAGCAAGCCTCGCGTACCAGCAGCGTGGCCGCGGCCATCAACCAGCTGGGCGCGGCTGCCCAGGAGATCGCCCAGAACGCCGCCCTGGCCTCGCAACACTCCAGCGAGGCGCGCAACCTGGCGCAGGACGGCCAGCAAGTGGTGGACCGGACCATCGACGCCATGCACCAGCTGTCGACCAAGATCAGCAATTCCTGCGAGCACATCGAGACCCTCAACAGCAACACCGTGAACATCGGCCAGATCCTCGAAGTGATCACCGGCATCTCCCAGCAGACCAACCTGCTGGCACTCAATGCCGCCATCGAGGCAGCCCGTGCCGGTGAGGCCGGGCGCGGTTTCGCCGTGGTCGCGGACGAGGTTCGCAACCTCGCCCACCGCACCCAGGATTCGGCGCAGCAGGTGCAGAAGATGATCGAGGAGCTACAAGTGGGCGCCCGCCAGGCCGTAGGCACCATGACCGAAAGCCAGCGCGAGAGCGAAAGCAGCGTCGGCATCGCCAATCAGGCCGGCGAGCGCCTGGGCAGCGTGACCCAGCGCATCGGCGAGATCGATGGCATGAACCAGTCGGTGGCCACCGCGACAGAAGAGCAAACCGCCGTGGTGGAGTCGATCAACGTCGACATCACCCAGATCAACACCCTCAACCAGGAAGGCGTGGAGAACCTGCAAGCCACCCTGCGCGCCTGC
- a CDS encoding formimidoylglutamate deiminase, which yields MSAFFAERALLPDGWANDVRLEVSADGQLTQIRANADAEGAERLKGPVLPGMPNLHSHAFQRAMAGLAEVAGNPNDSFWTWRDLMYRLVGKISPEQLEIIARQLYIEMLKAGYTSVAEFHYVHHDTSGQPYADPAELSRRISQAAASTGIGLTLLPVLYSHSGFGGQAPNDGQRRFINSTEGYLKLQQQLQPLLAGQANQQLGLCFHSLRAVTPQQISEVLAASDTHCPVHIHIAEQQKEVEDCLAWSNRRPLQWLYEHVAVDQRWCLVHATHANPEEVSLMAQSRAIAGLCLTTEANLGDGIFPAVDFLAQGGRLGIGSDSHVSLSVVEELRWLEYGQRLRDQRRNRLYRADQPMVGRTLYDAALDGGTQALGQAIGSLAVGKRADWLVLDGNDPYLATADGDAILNRWLFAGSDRQVRDVMVGGQWVVRDGRHPADEESCRSFTQVLRDLLA from the coding sequence ATGTCCGCCTTCTTTGCCGAACGCGCGCTATTGCCTGATGGATGGGCCAATGATGTACGTCTTGAAGTCAGTGCCGACGGCCAGCTGACCCAGATCCGGGCCAACGCCGACGCCGAGGGAGCGGAACGACTCAAGGGCCCCGTGCTGCCGGGCATGCCCAACCTGCACTCCCACGCTTTCCAGCGGGCGATGGCCGGCCTGGCGGAAGTGGCCGGCAATCCCAATGACAGCTTCTGGACCTGGCGCGACCTGATGTATCGCCTGGTGGGCAAGATCAGTCCCGAGCAGCTGGAGATCATCGCCCGCCAGCTGTATATCGAGATGCTCAAGGCCGGCTATACCTCGGTGGCCGAATTCCACTACGTGCACCACGACACCAGCGGCCAACCCTACGCCGACCCGGCCGAGCTGTCGCGGCGTATCAGCCAGGCCGCCGCCAGCACCGGCATCGGCCTGACCCTGCTGCCGGTGCTCTACAGCCATTCCGGATTCGGCGGCCAGGCTCCCAATGATGGCCAACGCCGCTTCATCAACAGCACCGAGGGCTACCTCAAGCTGCAACAGCAACTGCAACCCCTGCTGGCCGGACAGGCCAACCAGCAACTGGGCCTGTGCTTCCACTCCCTGCGCGCGGTCACGCCACAACAGATCAGCGAAGTGCTGGCCGCCAGCGATACCCATTGCCCGGTGCATATCCACATTGCCGAGCAGCAGAAGGAAGTCGAGGATTGCCTGGCCTGGAGCAACCGTCGCCCCCTGCAATGGCTGTATGAGCATGTAGCGGTGGATCAGCGCTGGTGCCTGGTCCATGCCACCCACGCCAACCCCGAGGAAGTCAGCCTCATGGCCCAGAGCCGGGCCATTGCCGGCCTGTGCCTGACCACCGAGGCCAACCTGGGCGACGGTATCTTCCCGGCGGTGGACTTCCTCGCCCAGGGCGGACGCCTGGGCATCGGCTCCGACAGCCATGTCTCGCTCAGCGTGGTAGAGGAATTGCGCTGGCTGGAGTATGGCCAGCGCCTGCGAGACCAGCGACGCAACCGCTTGTACCGGGCCGACCAGCCGATGGTTGGGCGCACCCTGTACGACGCGGCGCTGGATGGCGGTACCCAGGCCCTGGGCCAGGCCATTGGCTCCCTCGCCGTGGGCAAGCGCGCCGACTGGCTGGTGCTCGATGGCAACGACCCCTACCTGGCCACGGCCGATGGCGACGCAATCCTCAACCGCTGGCTGTTTGCCGGCAGTGATCGCCAGGTGCGAGACGTCATGGTGGGAGGCCAGTGGGTGGTACGTGACGGACGGCATCCTGCGGATGAAGAGAGCTGCCGCAGTTTTACCCAGGTACTGCGCGACCTCCTGGCCTGA
- the hutU gene encoding urocanate hydratase: MADNKFTKYRNVEVRAARGNKLTAKSWLTEAPLRMLMNNLDPEVAENPKELVVYGGIGRAARNWECYDKIVESLTQLNDDETLLVQSGKPVGVFKTHSNAPRVLIANSNLVPHWASWEHFNELDAKGLAMYGQMTAGSWIYIGSQGIVQGTYETFVEAGRQHYNGNLKGKWVLTAGLGGMGGAQPLAATLAGACSLNIECQQSRIDFRLSSRYVDEQAKDLDDALARIAKYTAEGRAISIALLGNAAQVLPELIKRGVRPDMVTDQTSAHDPLNGYLPAGWTWEQYRDRAQTDPAAVVKAAKQSMAVHVQAMLEFQKQGIPTFDYGNNIRQMAKEEGVANAFDFPGFVPAYIRPLFCRGIGPFRWAALSGDPQDIYKTDAKVKELIADDAHLHNWLDMARERISFQGLPARICWVGLGQRAKLGLAFNEMVRRGELSAPIVIGRDHLDSGSVSSPNRETESMQDGSDAVSDWPLLNALLNTASGATWVSLHHGGGVGMGFSQHSGMVIVCDGSDEAAERIARVLTNDPGTGVMRHADAGYQIAIDCAKEQGLNLPMITGK; encoded by the coding sequence GTGGCTGACAACAAATTCACCAAGTATCGGAACGTTGAAGTTCGTGCTGCACGTGGCAACAAGCTGACCGCCAAGAGCTGGCTGACCGAGGCGCCGCTGCGCATGCTGATGAACAACCTCGACCCTGAAGTCGCCGAGAACCCCAAGGAGCTGGTGGTCTACGGTGGGATCGGGCGCGCTGCGCGCAACTGGGAGTGCTACGACAAGATCGTCGAGTCCCTGACCCAGTTGAACGACGACGAAACCCTGCTGGTGCAATCCGGCAAGCCGGTCGGCGTGTTCAAGACCCACTCCAACGCCCCGCGGGTGCTGATCGCCAACTCCAACCTGGTACCGCACTGGGCCAGTTGGGAGCACTTCAACGAGCTGGACGCCAAGGGCCTGGCCATGTACGGCCAGATGACCGCAGGTAGCTGGATCTACATCGGCAGCCAGGGCATCGTCCAGGGCACCTACGAAACCTTCGTCGAGGCCGGTCGCCAGCACTACAACGGCAATCTCAAGGGCAAGTGGGTGCTGACCGCCGGTCTCGGCGGCATGGGTGGCGCACAGCCACTGGCGGCGACCCTGGCCGGCGCTTGCTCGCTGAACATCGAGTGCCAGCAGAGCCGCATCGACTTCCGCCTGAGCAGCCGTTATGTCGATGAACAGGCCAAGGACCTGGACGATGCCCTGGCGCGTATCGCCAAGTACACCGCCGAAGGCCGCGCCATCTCCATCGCCCTGTTGGGCAACGCGGCGCAAGTTCTCCCTGAACTGATCAAGCGTGGCGTACGCCCGGATATGGTCACCGACCAGACCAGCGCCCACGACCCGCTCAATGGCTACCTGCCAGCCGGCTGGACCTGGGAGCAGTACCGTGACCGCGCGCAGACCGATCCGGCCGCCGTGGTGAAAGCCGCCAAGCAATCCATGGCGGTGCATGTACAGGCGATGCTCGAGTTCCAGAAGCAAGGGATCCCGACCTTCGACTACGGCAACAACATTCGCCAGATGGCCAAGGAAGAGGGCGTGGCCAATGCCTTCGACTTCCCTGGTTTCGTCCCGGCCTACATTCGTCCGCTGTTCTGCCGCGGCATCGGTCCGTTCCGCTGGGCGGCGTTGTCCGGTGATCCGCAGGACATCTACAAGACCGACGCCAAGGTCAAGGAGCTGATCGCGGACGACGCTCACCTGCACAACTGGCTGGACATGGCTCGCGAGCGCATCAGCTTCCAGGGCCTGCCGGCGCGTATCTGCTGGGTCGGCCTGGGCCAGCGCGCCAAGCTGGGCCTGGCCTTCAACGAAATGGTCCGGCGCGGAGAGCTGTCGGCGCCGATCGTCATCGGCCGCGACCACCTGGACTCCGGCTCGGTATCCAGCCCGAACCGTGAAACCGAATCGATGCAGGACGGTTCCGATGCCGTGTCCGACTGGCCGCTGCTCAATGCCCTGCTCAATACCGCCAGCGGTGCGACCTGGGTCTCCCTGCACCATGGCGGTGGCGTGGGCATGGGCTTCTCCCAGCACTCGGGCATGGTCATCGTCTGCGATGGCAGCGACGAGGCCGCCGAACGTATCGCTCGGGTACTGACCAACGATCCGGGCACCGGCGTCATGCGCCATGCCGATGCTGGCTACCAGATCGCGATCGACTGTGCCAAGGAGCAAGGCCTGAACCTGCCGATGATCACCGGCAAGTGA
- a CDS encoding HutD/Ves family protein translates to MIQSTLLRAADYPRMPWKNGGGSTEEITRDSGTGLEGFGWRLSIADIGESGGFSSFAGYQRIITVLQGAGMQLSVDGQEGRPLLPFDPFAFSGASQVSCNLLGGAIRDFNLIYSPERYLARLQWFDGQQRFFTQAHTVLVFSAAEQAWVDVTGATVQALGRFDCLRLDGNAGLLEMALDGHCCVIELTAL, encoded by the coding sequence ATGATCCAGTCCACCCTGTTACGTGCCGCCGATTATCCGCGCATGCCCTGGAAAAACGGCGGCGGCAGCACCGAGGAAATCACCCGGGACAGCGGAACCGGCCTGGAAGGCTTCGGCTGGCGGCTGTCGATCGCCGACATCGGCGAGTCCGGCGGATTCTCAAGCTTTGCCGGATACCAGCGAATCATCACCGTGCTGCAGGGGGCGGGCATGCAATTGTCGGTGGATGGCCAGGAGGGGCGGCCGTTGTTGCCGTTCGATCCCTTCGCCTTCAGCGGCGCCAGCCAGGTGAGCTGCAACTTGCTGGGTGGTGCGATCCGCGATTTCAACCTGATCTACAGCCCCGAGCGCTACCTGGCACGCCTGCAGTGGTTCGACGGCCAACAGCGTTTCTTCACCCAGGCACACACTGTGCTGGTGTTCAGTGCCGCCGAGCAGGCGTGGGTGGACGTGACCGGCGCCACGGTGCAGGCCCTGGGGCGTTTTGACTGCCTGCGCCTGGACGGCAATGCCGGACTGCTCGAGATGGCCCTCGATGGGCACTGCTGCGTAATCGAACTCACCGCCCTTTGA
- the hutH gene encoding histidine ammonia-lyase: MNVTALNLIPGQLSLAQLRTVYQQPLTLTLDDSASAQIDASVACVEQILAEKRTAYGINTGFGLLASTRIASADLENLQRSLVLSHAAGVGAPISDDLVRLIMVLKVNSLSRGFSGIRRQVIDALIALINAEVYPHIPLKGSVGASGDLAPLAHMSLVLLGEGKARYKGQWLDAPAALKIAGLTPLTLAAKEGLALLNGTQVSTAFALRGLFEAEDLFAGALVCGGLTVEAVLGSRSPFDARIHSARGQRGQIDTAAAYRALLGESTEVSTSHKNCDKVQDPYSLRCQPQVMGACLTQLRQAAEVLVVEANAVSDNPLVFAAEGDVISGGNFHAEPVAMAADNMALAISEIGSLSERRISLMMDKHMSQLPPFLVANGGVNSGFMIAQVTAAALASENKALAHPHSVDSLPTSANQEDHVSMAPAAGKRLWEMAENTRGILAVEWLAACQGLDLREGLKSSPALEKARATLREQVAYYEKDRFFAPDINAAGDLLASRCLTGLLPAGLLPSL; encoded by the coding sequence ATGAATGTGACTGCGCTAAACCTGATTCCCGGTCAACTGAGCCTGGCCCAACTGCGGACCGTCTACCAACAGCCACTGACCCTGACCCTGGACGACAGCGCCTCGGCGCAGATCGATGCCAGCGTCGCCTGCGTCGAGCAGATCCTTGCTGAAAAACGCACGGCCTATGGCATCAACACGGGCTTTGGCCTCCTGGCCTCGACTCGTATCGCCAGCGCCGACCTGGAAAACCTCCAGCGTTCCCTGGTGCTGTCCCATGCCGCGGGCGTGGGCGCGCCCATCAGCGACGACCTGGTACGCCTGATCATGGTGCTCAAGGTCAACAGCCTGAGCCGAGGTTTTTCCGGTATCCGCCGCCAGGTGATCGACGCCCTGATCGCCTTGATCAATGCCGAGGTCTATCCGCATATCCCGCTCAAGGGGTCGGTGGGGGCTTCCGGCGACCTGGCGCCCTTGGCTCACATGTCCCTGGTGCTGCTGGGCGAAGGCAAGGCCCGCTACAAGGGGCAGTGGCTGGATGCCCCGGCGGCATTGAAGATCGCCGGCCTGACACCGCTGACCCTGGCGGCCAAGGAAGGGTTGGCACTGCTCAATGGCACCCAGGTCTCCACGGCTTTCGCCTTGCGCGGCCTGTTCGAAGCTGAAGACCTGTTCGCTGGTGCCCTGGTTTGTGGCGGCCTGACCGTCGAAGCGGTGCTGGGCTCACGTTCGCCCTTCGATGCACGGATTCATAGCGCCCGTGGCCAGCGTGGGCAGATCGACACCGCTGCCGCCTACCGCGCTCTGCTGGGCGAGAGCACCGAAGTCTCCACGTCCCATAAGAACTGCGACAAGGTCCAGGACCCGTACTCACTGCGTTGCCAGCCCCAGGTAATGGGCGCCTGCCTGACTCAATTGCGCCAGGCCGCCGAGGTGCTGGTGGTAGAGGCCAACGCTGTGTCCGACAACCCATTGGTGTTCGCTGCCGAAGGCGATGTGATTTCTGGCGGTAACTTCCACGCCGAACCCGTGGCCATGGCCGCCGACAACATGGCCCTGGCCATTTCCGAGATCGGCTCGCTGAGCGAGCGCCGCATCTCGCTGATGATGGACAAGCACATGTCCCAGTTGCCGCCGTTCCTGGTGGCCAATGGTGGGGTCAACTCCGGCTTCATGATCGCCCAGGTCACCGCTGCCGCCCTGGCCAGCGAAAACAAGGCCCTGGCGCACCCGCACTCGGTGGACAGCCTGCCGACCTCGGCGAACCAGGAGGATCACGTGTCCATGGCCCCGGCTGCCGGCAAGCGCCTGTGGGAAATGGCCGAGAACACCCGCGGCATTCTCGCCGTGGAGTGGCTGGCGGCCTGCCAGGGCCTGGACCTGCGTGAAGGCCTGAAGAGCTCGCCAGCCCTGGAGAAGGCCCGCGCTACGCTGCGCGAGCAGGTGGCCTACTACGAGAAGGACCGTTTCTTCGCCCCGGACATCAACGCCGCCGGTGACTTGCTGGCTTCACGCTGCCTGACCGGCTTGCTGCCCGCTGGCCTGCTGCCGAGCCTGTAA
- a CDS encoding lipocalin family protein: MMRFVVTLLVGLLLAGCATSRDDSLAPKTANHVELKRYQGTWYELARLPMYFQRNCAQSEARYTLLPEGSMAVLNRCLTPDWKWEEARGTATPQVPGKTDKLWVRFDNWFTRLLPGSIKGDYWVLYVSDDYKTAIVGNPNRRYLWLLSRTPEVNETVREELLSKARQQGYDTTRLIWRVSDSAMAKTSK; this comes from the coding sequence ATGATGCGTTTTGTTGTCACTCTTCTGGTCGGCCTGCTCTTGGCCGGCTGCGCCACGTCCCGGGACGATTCGCTGGCGCCCAAGACCGCTAATCACGTCGAGCTCAAGCGTTACCAGGGGACCTGGTACGAGCTGGCGCGCCTACCCATGTATTTCCAGCGTAACTGTGCTCAATCCGAGGCTCGCTACACCCTGTTGCCCGAGGGCTCGATGGCGGTGCTCAACCGCTGCCTGACCCCGGACTGGAAGTGGGAGGAAGCCCGAGGTACGGCGACGCCCCAGGTGCCGGGCAAGACCGACAAGCTCTGGGTTCGGTTCGACAATTGGTTCACCCGATTGCTGCCAGGGTCGATCAAGGGCGACTACTGGGTGTTGTATGTCAGCGACGACTACAAGACAGCGATCGTGGGCAACCCCAACCGCCGCTACCTGTGGTTGTTGTCGCGTACGCCGGAGGTCAATGAAACGGTGCGTGAGGAGTTGCTGAGCAAGGCTCGCCAACAGGGCTATGACACCACGCGGCTGATCTGGCGGGTATCGGACTCGGCCATGGCCAAGACCTCGAAGTAG
- the hutC gene encoding histidine utilization repressor codes for MITQQIESGNWPPHYRVPSESELVSQLGFSRMTINRALREMTAEGMLVRMQGVGTFVAEPKTQSALFEVHNIADEIASRGHRHTCQVITLGEEAAGSERALALDMREGQKVFHSLIVHFENDIPVQIEDRFVNALVAPEYLKQDFTLQTPYAYLSQVAPLTEGEHVVEAILAEAEECKLLQIERGEPCLLIRRRTWSGRQPVTAARLIHPGSRHRLEGRFHK; via the coding sequence ATGATCACCCAGCAGATCGAGAGCGGAAACTGGCCGCCGCACTACCGCGTGCCGTCGGAAAGCGAGCTGGTCAGCCAGTTGGGTTTCAGCCGCATGACCATCAACCGCGCACTGCGCGAGATGACCGCCGAAGGCATGCTGGTACGCATGCAAGGCGTGGGTACCTTCGTCGCCGAGCCCAAGACCCAGTCGGCATTGTTCGAGGTGCACAATATCGCCGACGAAATCGCCTCCCGCGGTCATCGCCACACTTGCCAGGTCATCACCCTGGGCGAGGAGGCCGCCGGTTCCGAGCGTGCCCTGGCCCTGGACATGCGCGAAGGGCAGAAGGTCTTCCATTCGCTGATCGTGCATTTCGAGAACGACATCCCGGTGCAGATCGAGGATCGCTTCGTCAACGCCCTGGTCGCGCCGGAATACCTCAAGCAGGATTTCACCCTGCAGACTCCCTATGCCTACCTGTCCCAGGTCGCCCCCCTGACCGAGGGCGAGCATGTGGTCGAGGCGATCCTCGCCGAAGCTGAAGAATGCAAGCTCCTGCAAATCGAGCGGGGCGAACCCTGCCTGCTGATCCGTCGCCGTACCTGGTCCGGGCGCCAGCCGGTGACCGCCGCGCGGCTGATCCACCCCGGTTCCCGCCATCGCCTGGAAGGACGCTTTCACAAATGA
- a CDS encoding purine-cytosine permease family protein: MSTASDSSKPLIERRSINYIPEAERHGKLYSQFTLWLGANLQITAIVTGALAVVLGGDVFWSLIGLLIGQLLGGGVMALHAAQGPKLGLPQMISSRVQFGVYGAAIPIVLVCLMYLGFTATGTVLSGQALGQLFGVSDSVGILIFASVIVLVTVLGYRVIHVIGRIASVVGVIAFVYLFSRLMSQTDVGALLEIRHFSWSSFLLAVSLAASWQIAFGPYVADYSRYLPSQTSSVKTFLAVGAGSVVGAQVAMILGVFAAAMANGQFAGREVAYIVGLGGSGATAALLYFSIAFGKVTISTLNSYGSFMCIATIISGFRGHLEVTRLQRLVFVLVIVGAATLIALLGQHSFLGAFKSFILFLLAFFTPWSAVNLVDYYCITRENYDVPALADPKGRYGRWNVLGISVYVIGVLVQLPFISTKFYTGPLVDALGGVDISWIIGLVVPAALYYVCARKWHGSVPEQLILPAEQGVPDQQKTATTQHAATV, translated from the coding sequence ATGTCCACGGCCAGTGATAGCTCCAAACCCCTGATCGAGCGGCGGTCGATCAACTACATTCCCGAAGCCGAACGCCACGGCAAGCTCTACAGCCAGTTCACCCTGTGGTTGGGTGCCAATTTGCAGATCACCGCGATTGTCACCGGTGCCCTGGCCGTGGTGCTGGGCGGCGATGTGTTCTGGTCGCTGATCGGCCTGCTGATCGGTCAGTTGCTGGGCGGCGGTGTGATGGCCCTGCATGCGGCACAGGGGCCCAAGCTGGGCCTGCCGCAGATGATCTCCAGCCGGGTACAGTTCGGCGTCTACGGCGCGGCGATTCCGATCGTGCTGGTATGCCTGATGTACCTGGGCTTCACCGCCACGGGTACGGTGCTCTCCGGCCAGGCCCTGGGCCAACTGTTCGGTGTCAGTGACAGTGTCGGTATCCTGATTTTCGCCAGCGTAATCGTCCTGGTCACCGTGCTTGGTTATCGGGTGATCCATGTGATCGGGCGCATCGCCAGCGTCGTTGGCGTGATTGCCTTCGTTTACCTGTTCAGCCGCCTGATGAGCCAGACCGATGTCGGCGCGCTCCTGGAAATTCGTCACTTCAGCTGGAGCAGCTTCCTGCTGGCGGTGTCGCTCGCGGCATCCTGGCAGATCGCCTTTGGCCCCTACGTGGCGGACTACTCGCGTTATCTGCCGAGCCAGACCTCGTCGGTGAAGACCTTCCTTGCCGTGGGCGCAGGCTCGGTGGTGGGTGCGCAAGTGGCGATGATCCTCGGCGTGTTCGCCGCGGCCATGGCCAACGGGCAGTTCGCGGGGCGGGAAGTGGCCTACATCGTCGGCCTGGGCGGGAGCGGTGCCACCGCCGCCTTGCTGTACTTCAGCATCGCCTTTGGCAAGGTCACCATCTCGACGTTGAACTCCTACGGCAGCTTCATGTGCATCGCCACCATCATCAGCGGCTTCCGTGGCCACCTGGAGGTGACGCGCCTGCAGCGCCTGGTGTTCGTGCTGGTCATCGTTGGCGCCGCGACCCTGATCGCCCTGCTTGGGCAGCACTCGTTCCTGGGGGCATTCAAGTCTTTCATCCTGTTCCTGCTGGCCTTCTTCACACCTTGGAGTGCGGTGAACCTGGTGGACTACTACTGCATCACCCGTGAGAACTACGACGTACCCGCGCTGGCCGATCCCAAGGGGCGCTATGGCCGTTGGAATGTCCTGGGTATCAGTGTCTATGTGATCGGCGTGCTGGTGCAGCTGCCGTTCATTTCCACCAAGTTCTATACCGGACCGCTGGTGGACGCCCTGGGCGGGGTGGATATTTCCTGGATCATCGGCCTGGTGGTACCGGCGGCGCTGTACTACGTCTGTGCCAGGAAGTGGCACGGCTCGGTGCCTGAGCAGTTGATCCTGCCAGCAGAGCAGGGTGTGCCAGACCAGCAGAAGACCGCGACAACCCAGCACGCTGCTACGGTTTGA